The sequence CTCAGCCCATCATAGTTATTCGATCAAAAGAATTCCACGCTGGCAGGTGACTGTGTGCGTAAACTGAGTGGGGTAATCGTATCTAAACGGCTGTCTACCAGCATTTAAGGTGCATGACGGTGTAGCTTTTTATCATGACTGAGTCAGGGACTGTCTATATTGTGGGGGCTGGGCCGGGGCGGCTCGACTACCTAACCGTGCGGGGGCGCGACCTGTTGCAGCGGGCAGAGTGCTTGGTGTACGACGCGTTGGTGGATGAGGGGTTGTTGGAGCTGCTGCGGTCGGAGTGCGATCGCATTGACGTAGGCAAACGCGGTGGCCAGCCCAGCACCGCCCAGAGCGAGATCAACCAGCTGCTGGTCAAGCTTTCTCTAGAGGGTCGCTCGGTGGTGCGCCTCAAAAGCGGTGACCCGTTTATCTTTGGCCGCACCGCCGCCGAGGTGCAGGCCCTCAACGAAGCAGGCTGCCCAGTGGAAGTGGTGCCCGGCATTTCTTCGGCCCTGGCTGCCCCCCTGCTAGCGGGCATTCCCCTCACCGACCCGGTGTGGAGCCACGGCTTTGGGGTGGTCACCGCCCACGACCCCGACCGGCTCGACTGGGATACCCTGGCCCGCCTGCAAACCCTGGTGGTGCTGATGGGCAGCCGCCATTTAGAAGACATTGTGCAGCGCCTGCGCGCCAACGGTTGCCGGGGCGATATGCCCGTGGCGATTATTCGCTGGGGGGGGCATGCCCAGCAGCAGGTGTGGGAGGGTACGCTGCTGACCATTTGCCAGGTGACGCGGGGAGAGGCGCTGTCGCCCTGCGTGATTGTGTTTGGCGAGGTGGTGCGGCTGCGGCGGTATTTGGGGGGCAAGAACGAAGAACAAAGAGCGAAGAAGGAGAATGTGGGCTTAGATTCGGGGATTCAAACGGCGAATTTATTGACCACAGATCAGACGGTGCATCGCTTCGCGGATGCACCCTACGCGCCCATCCACCCATCTACCCATCCACCCATCCACCCATCCACCCATCCACCCATTCACCCCCTCTCCAACAAGACCATCCTGATCACCCGCGCCACAGAACAATCGAGCGCTTTCGCTGACCTGCTCACGGCCCAGGGGGCGACGGTGGTAGATTTGCCCGCGCTAGAACTACGTCCGCCGTCGAGCTGGGCGGGGCTGGATGGGGCGATCGCAGCGCTCCCCACCTTCTCCTGGCTGATTTTGTCTTCTGCCAATGCCGTGAATTTTTTCTGCGATCGCCTGCTGGAACAGGGGCAAGATCTGCGATCGCTGGCGGGGCTCAAAATTGCTGTCGTGGGTCGCAAGACGGCGGCGGTGCTGCGCCAGCGGGGGCTGGTGCCCGACTTTGTGCCCCCTGACTTTGTGGCCGATTCTATGGTTGAGCATTTCCCCGAAACTGTGGCGGGGCAGCGGCTGCTGTTTCCTCGGGTTGAGAGCGGTGGGCGTGAGGTGCTGGTGCAAGAGTTTACCGCCGCCGGGGCTGAGGTGGTAGAGGTGGCGGCCTACGAGTCGGGCTGCCCAGCTGCGCCTGCGCCGGAGGCCCTGAGGGCGCTAGAACAGCACCAGGTCGATGTGATCACCTTCGCCAGTTCTAAAACCGTGGTGCATACGGCCCAGTTACTAGAACAGGGGCTTGGCGACGATTGGCGTGAGCGGCTCAAAGGAGTGGCGATCGCCTCTATTGGCCCTAAGACCTCGGATAGCTGCCGGGAGATGGTAGGCCGAGTCGACATTGAACCAGCGGAATACACCCTAGATGGGCTAACGGAGGCGATCGCGTCATGGGCCAGCGGATCATTGGGCTAACGGGGGGGATTGCCACGGGCAAGTCAACCGTGGCGAATTATCTGGCACAGGCGCACCAGATCCCGGTGCTCGATGCCGATA is a genomic window of Nodosilinea sp. E11 containing:
- the cobA gene encoding uroporphyrinogen-III C-methyltransferase, translated to MTESGTVYIVGAGPGRLDYLTVRGRDLLQRAECLVYDALVDEGLLELLRSECDRIDVGKRGGQPSTAQSEINQLLVKLSLEGRSVVRLKSGDPFIFGRTAAEVQALNEAGCPVEVVPGISSALAAPLLAGIPLTDPVWSHGFGVVTAHDPDRLDWDTLARLQTLVVLMGSRHLEDIVQRLRANGCRGDMPVAIIRWGGHAQQQVWEGTLLTICQVTRGEALSPCVIVFGEVVRLRRYLGGKNEEQRAKKENVGLDSGIQTANLLTTDQTVHRFADAPYAPIHPSTHPPIHPSTHPPIHPLSNKTILITRATEQSSAFADLLTAQGATVVDLPALELRPPSSWAGLDGAIAALPTFSWLILSSANAVNFFCDRLLEQGQDLRSLAGLKIAVVGRKTAAVLRQRGLVPDFVPPDFVADSMVEHFPETVAGQRLLFPRVESGGREVLVQEFTAAGAEVVEVAAYESGCPAAPAPEALRALEQHQVDVITFASSKTVVHTAQLLEQGLGDDWRERLKGVAIASIGPKTSDSCREMVGRVDIEPAEYTLDGLTEAIASWASGSLG